Proteins from a genomic interval of Benincasa hispida cultivar B227 chromosome 7, ASM972705v1, whole genome shotgun sequence:
- the LOC120080995 gene encoding uncharacterized protein LOC120080995, whose translation MSLHKIGSRAFQDQTIRNKYDYSKEFHLRQRRWIELIKDYDCSIEYHPVKANVLVDALSRKSAGFRVIIGSMRGTLLQEFKNSRTALSVGQSRGLIATFQERPTLIEDLKQDHLKDHDLQRIAEDVSKGIRVDFQFRADNVPEKEGRMCVPNKLRLKQAILEEAHSFAYAMHLGSTKMYRTLKRSY comes from the exons atgagtttgcataagatcggatcaaGAGCATTTCAAGaccaaaccataaggaataaatATGATTACAGtaaag agtTTCATctgagacagagaagatggattgagctgatcaaagattatgactgttcCATTGAGTACCACCCTGTTAAGGCTAATGTTTTAGTGGATGCGTTAAGTAGGAAATCCGCGGGATTCAGGGTCATTATTGGCTCAATGAGAGGAACATTATTACAGGAATTCAAGAATTCTAGAACCGCTTTATCAGTGGGACAGTCAAGGGGATTGATAGCTACATTCCAGGAAAGGCCTACCTTAATAGAAGACCTTAAGCAGGATCATCTGAAAGACCATGATCTTCAGAGGATTGCTGAAGATGTAAGTAAGGGAATTAGAGTTGACTTCCAATTTAGAGCAGATAATGTACCAgaaaaggagggaagaatgtgtGTGCCTAATAAGTTACGGCTTAAGCAAGCCATTCTGGAAGAAGCACATAGTTTTGCTTATGCTATGCATCTAggaagcaccaagatgtatagaaccTTAAAGAGATCTTACTAG